In Marinitoga hydrogenitolerans DSM 16785, the genomic window CTTCCTCTACTTAACCCCACAAAAATAAAATATCCTAAACCTCCAGCTGCAATATAATATCCTATAGTTGCAACTCCGACACCCATAACAACAGAATTTCTTATTCCAGACATAATAATTGGAATTGAAAGTGGCAATTTTATTTTAAATAAAATTTGCCTTTCATTCATTCCCATTCCTCGTGCAGATTCAATAATACCTTTATCCAAAGTATGAATTGCAACTAAAGTATTTCTAATCATTGGAAGAAGTGAATAAATTACTAAAGCAATAATAGCAGGAGGTCTTCCTAAACCCATATGGAAAGGAGCAAGAAGTATAACCATTATACCAAATAATGCTGGACTTGGAATTGTCATCAAAATCCCTGCAATATATAATACAATTTTAGACATTTTTTGATTTCTAGAAACAATGAAACCTATTCCAATGCCGATTATAACAGCAAAAGGTAACGCAATTCCAATTATACGAATATGATTTATTAATTCTTTTATTATCTTTTCATAATTATAAGACAAATAAGTTAAATATGACATTGTTCCACCAACTTTTCTGATATCATATTTATTATATCAGAAAATTATAATAATTTCAATTTTATATTAATATTTATATTCATATAACAAAATCAAAATTATGATTTATTTCATAAATTTTATCTTGATTATATTCAAAAGTTTTTATTTTTGCTGGAATTCCAGCAACAAGGCAATTAGATGGAATATTTTCTAAAACAACAGAATTAGCCGCGACAACAGAATTATCTCCTATTGAAATATCTCCTAATATTTTAGAGCCTGTTCCTATAATCACATTTTCTCCTATATCAGGGTGTCTTTTACCTTTTTTAATATGTTTTGCCCCAAGAGTCACTTGATGATATATTAAAGTGCCACTCCCAACTGTGGCTGTTGATCCTATTATTATCCCTATTCCATGGTCAATGACAATACCAGGAGCTAGCCTAGCAGCAGGATGTATATCCATAGAATATAATATTTTGCTTATCATATATAAAAAATAAGAAATAGGATAGATTTTATATTTATAAAAATAATGATAAATTCTATAGAAAACTAATCCATGAAAAGCTGTATTAAAAAGTATTACACCTATTTTATATTTTGAAGCAGGATCCTTCTTTAAATATTCATTTAGATCTTGATTTAAGTAAATAAATATATTGAAAAAATCCAAAATAGCATTTATTATTATTTTCATTGTTTTCCCTCCAAATGCGAGTGGTT contains:
- a CDS encoding ABC transporter permease gives rise to the protein MSYLTYLSYNYEKIIKELINHIRIIGIALPFAVIIGIGIGFIVSRNQKMSKIVLYIAGILMTIPSPALFGIMVILLAPFHMGLGRPPAIIALVIYSLLPMIRNTLVAIHTLDKGIIESARGMGMNERQILFKIKLPLSIPIIMSGIRNSVVMGVGVATIGYYIAAGGLGYFIFVGLSRGRYEMIITGVILLAVLGVGLNYIMLKFEELITPKGLKVKLN
- the epsC gene encoding serine O-acetyltransferase EpsC translates to MKIIINAILDFFNIFIYLNQDLNEYLKKDPASKYKIGVILFNTAFHGLVFYRIYHYFYKYKIYPISYFLYMISKILYSMDIHPAARLAPGIVIDHGIGIIIGSTATVGSGTLIYHQVTLGAKHIKKGKRHPDIGENVIIGTGSKILGDISIGDNSVVAANSVVLENIPSNCLVAGIPAKIKTFEYNQDKIYEINHNFDFVI